In the genome of Theropithecus gelada isolate Dixy chromosome 19, Tgel_1.0, whole genome shotgun sequence, the window ttcacttgtgaaacttagtttggctggatatgaaattctgggtttaaaattcttttctttaagaatgttgaatattggcccccactctcttctggcttggagagtttctgccgagagatctgctgtgagtctgatgggcttccctttgtgggtaacccgacctttctctctggctgcccttaagattttttccttcatttcaactttggtgaatctggcaattatgtgtcttggggttgctcttctcaaggagtatctttgtggcgttctctgtatttcctggatttgaatgttggcctgccctactaggttggggatgttctcctggatgatatcctgaagagtgttttccaacttggttccattttccccctcactttcaggcaccccaatcagacgtagatttggtctttttacataatcccatacttcttgcaggctttgttcatttctttttcttcttttttcttttggtttctcttctcgcttcatttcattcatttgatcctcaatcgctgatactctttcttccagttgatcgagttggttactgaagcttgtgcatttgtcacgtatttctcgtgtcatggttttcatctctttcatttcgtttatgaccttctctgcattaattactctagccatcaattcttccacttttttctcaagatttttagtttctttgtgctgggtacgtaattcctcctttagctctgcgaaatttgatggactgaagccttcttctctcatctcgtcaaagtcattctccatccagctttgatccgttgctggcgatgagctgcgctcctttgtcgggggagatgcactcttattttttgaatttccagcttttctgccctgctttttccccatctttgtggttttatctgcctctggtctttgatgatggtgatgtactgatggggttttggtgtaggtgtccttcctgtttgatagttttccttctaacagtcaggaccctcagctgtaggtctgctggagattgcttgaggtccactccagaccctgtttgcctgggtatcagcagcagaggctgcagaagatagaatattgctgaacagcgagtgtacctgtctgattcttgctttggaagcttcctctcaggggtgtactccaccctgtgaggtgtggggtgtcagactgcccctagtgggggatgtctcccagttaggctactcaggggtcagggacccacttgagcagggagtctgtcccttctcagatctcaacctccatgttgggagatccactgctctctttaaagctgtcagacagagtcgtttgcgtctgcagaggcttctgctgcgtttattttttactgtgccctgtccccagaggtggagtctacagagacaggcaggtttccttgagctgctgtgagctccacccagttggagcttcccagcagctttgtttacctacttaagcctcagcaatggtgggcgcccctcccccagcctcgctgctgccttgccggtagatcacagactgctgtgctagcagtgagggaggctccgtgggcgtgggaccctcccggccaggtgtgggatatgatctcctggtgtgcctgtttgcttaaagcgcaatattggggtgggagttacccgattttccaggtgttgtgtgtctcagttcccctggctaggaaaaagggattcccttcccccttgtgcttcccaggtgaggcgatgcctcgccctgcttcagctctcgctggtcgggctgcagcagctgaccagcaccgatggtccggcactccccagtgagatgaacccagtacctcagttgaaaatgcagaaatcaccggtcttctgtgtcgctcgcactgggagttggagactggagctgttcctattcggccatcttgctcctctGTATGCTCCCAATTCTTCTTAAGGAGCAGCCCATTTTTCCTTCTAGTTCATACGTGTAGCTGCCGCATCCCACCACTGGACTATCCAACTTTATGTGGTAACATCCAGCATTTACAGTGATCTACCATGTGCACGAGACAGTGTTGAAAAACTTTGAGAAGGAAAATTGGCCggggtggtggttcatgcctgtaatctcagcactttgggaggctggggtgggtggatcacttgaggtcaggggtttgagaccagcctggccaacatggcaaaacctcatctctactaaaaatacagaactagccaggcgtagtggtacattcctgtaattccagctactcagaaggctgaggcagagaattgcttgaacccaggagacagagtttgcagtaaaccaagactgcgccaccgcactacagcctgggtgagggagtgagactctgtctcaaaaaaaatatgtgtgtgggtgtgtggagatatagatatatatatatatatatactttgagAAGGAAAATCAACAGGATTTGGAGATTGACCGCATATGGGAGGTGATGGAATTAAAAGGTTCCTTCAGTGTTTCTCAAGTTTCTGGCTTTAGCAAATGCTAACTGGATTGGTGAATGAAGAGTGGAGTCATTTGCCAAGAAGCAAGTACAAAGTGGGAGcccttacaaagaaaaaaaaatggaataaagataATACTGAGCAAAATGGTGATGAcatgtttgaaaatataaatgactagAGAGACCAATATTTAGAGTGGACGCTCACAAATGACAGGGTCATGAGGCAAGGTAGAATTAGTGGATCACAAGGTTTAAATGTGATTTTGCTAAATGTGACCAAACTGACATGTTACACAAGACTGCCCAGTGATGTACGGACTGAGGACTCAGTGATGGTGATGTTCATAAACTCAGATTAGTTTTTTTGGTGACAGGCTTGGCAAGTCTGAAAGTCACCCaaccattaatttattcaacaagtgTCTACCGTGTACCAGAAGCTGAGTTATCtgagaaatgaaagataaattaAACATCATTTGTGAATTATAGACATTTTCAGTCTGTAGGGTAACATGAAACCATATGATTTGGTCGTTATGGTGCACGCTgtagtagaaaaatatataacatgctatgtaaatattaaacagaaaatttctTATATGTTACAGAGTTTTGTCTTGCTGACTTTAACATATGATAGGTATCAAAAGGATATCTAAAATCATCATCAAAATCTAAGACATCCGATATTGACAAgtgtaattattaattttttaaatcttgataaGCTCAGGCTTTATGGGTCAAACGATACTGAGATATATGTCCAAGAGTATTCATCACAGTGGTGATTATAATAGAAAACATTGATAACAATCTAAATCTATCATTAGAGGGTTGATTGAATCTATAGACAAGAAGAACAATGAAGCCATTGAGTTGATGATTCAGAGCTCTATTTTTGACAcggaaaaaagacaaatatattgtttaaaaacaaattataaaacagttaattttgaaaaattccattttaattataaagaagagaagagcaCACTCCTCCAAAgagttaaaatttgttttctctgggaggtaggattttttttatctttttctgtatcttttatgtttataattataaaaaacaattacAGTATTTTGGTAAATTTTGAACAGTGTAGcattaataaatttaaacaacaaGACATAAGCATTTTAGATCATTTGAAATGCATTGAAAAACTTAACGTTAATAAATATCCTCACATTTGGAGAAggcttattgaatattttttacatatatattttctttcatcaccaaatgaaagaaaatatcatttgTGTTCAGCAAGAATTTGCCACTAGCAACATTTAGAGCtatgtttatttatgtttgactttttaaattaacaaataaaaattgtgtatatttattatgtgtaacatgctgttttgaaatatgtatacattgtataatggcTACCTCCAGCTAATGAACATATGCGTTTTCTCATATACTTACcacttttttgtggtgagaacatttaaaatctactctcttagcaattttcaagaaaaaaataattattaactatagttatccATGTTATACAATAGagctcttgaacttatttcttctatctaactgaagttttatatcctttgaccaacatctccccaacctCCCAGTCCctgtaaccaccattttactctctgctgCTATAAATTCAACTTTTCTGGATTCCACAtatacatataagtgaaatcatgcagtatttgtcttcctgaggctggcttttttcacttagtaccATGTCcctgggttcatccatgttgtcacaaatgacaggatatccttcttttttaaaagctgaagagtattccattgtgtgcataTGCCACACTTTCTTTACCTACTCATTCTGTTTGACTTTTGATCACTGACCTTCCAAACTTATCTAGATTCTGAGTTTCTTGTAGGTGGACAGTAGAGATTACAGTTGAGATGTTGAAACCTACAATCTATAACAAGTACAAGAATGAATTCTTGTAGCAGAACAATATATTGTaacaaattgtttattttaatgagaGATTTATGTTTAAATGATTCAAAACACTGCATTTGTTTACAGTAGTAGAAATTCTATTTACAGGGAAGTTTAAAAGTGTGAAGTAAACTCAAGGAACAATCTCAGGTAACTATTAATTCTCTACTCTCCAGAAAAATATTGCCATGATATTTTCTCTTGGATTCTATGCTTAGACTTAAAATTCACTAATACAGAGTGAATAATGGTCACTTATAGCTCTCAAGTATCTGAGAAGTATGTCAAGTATTTTCCACCTCGGGAAAGATGTCAGAAAAAGCAGTTATTTTACTCCTAATTCTTGgtttaaaaattaagtcaaacTAACAGCTGTTCTACTAGAAATAATTAACTATGGgtgggaaaaagaaatacaaatggccactTTGCTGGCTTTCATAGAGGATAATGGTTCTGAGCTTTCACAATTTCAAAGGGAagggagatttctcaaaaatcaCCCACTGatgaaaaatatccaaataatgtatattctattgttatAAGCctaattttaaagaaacttgggaccaggcacaatggctcactcctgtagtcccagcactttgggaggccgaggtgggtggatcacctgaagtcaggagtttgagacaagcttgaccaacatggagaaaccacatctctactaaaaatacaaaagtagtcgggcatggtggtgcatgcttgtaatcccacctactcgggaggctgaggcaggagaatcgcttgaacccaggaggcggaggttgtggtgagctgagatcatgccattgcactccagcatgggcagcaagagcgaaactccatctcaaaaaaaaaaaaagaaagaaatttgggatCATTAGCATTGTTGATTTGTAGCTTCTGAATAAAAGTTAGGAGTCAGTGGATGGGTTGTTGCAAACTAATTGCCAAATAGCCAACATATATAGCTAGCATAGATTCCCTACgagtttttcagaaaacaaaactatttgtATAAATGGTGTTTTCTGTCGTCTCTACAGCCCTGGAATTCATAAACAATTCAAAGACAAGCACTGTGACGGAATTTGTTCTCCTTGGCTTTCCTGGTTGTCAGGAGATGCAAAGTTTCCTCTTCTCACTGTTCTTTGTGATCTATGTATTTACCATAATAGGAAACGGGACCATTGTCTTTGCTGTGAGGTTGGACAAACGGCTTCATACCCCAATGTATATTCTCCTAGGGAAGTTTGCTTTCCTTGAAATCTTGTACGTTACCTCCACTGTACCCAGTATGCTAGTCAACTTCCTCTCAGAGAGAAAAACCATCTCTTTTGTTGGCTGTTTCCTCCAATTCTACTTTTTTACTTCCCTTGGTACAACAGAAGCATACTTCCTCTGCATCATGGCATATGATCGGTACCTTGCTATCTGCCGCCCATTGCACTACCCAACCATCATGACCCCACAACTCTGTTACATATTGATGTCTTTTTGCTGGGTGTTTGGATTCCTCAGTTACTCTGTCTCCACTGTACAACTGTCTCAATTGCCTTTCTGTGGGCCCAACATCATCAATCACTTTTTGTGTGACATGGACCCATTGATGGCTCTGTCCTGTGCCCCAGCTCCTATCACTGAGATCGTCTTCTATATCCTGAGCTCCCTCATTATCATTCTCACTCTTCTGTACATCTGTGGCTCCTATATGCTTTTACTGATAGCTGTATTAAAAGTCCCTTCAGCAGCTGGCCGGCAGAAGGCCTTTTCCACCTGCGGATCTCATCTGACAGTAGTGTGTTTATTCTTTGGGGCTCTATTGGCAATGTATGTGAGCCCCACAACTGATAACCCAGCTGCAATTCAGAAGATTATAACTTTGTTCTATTCTGTGGTGACCCCCTTCTTAAACCCCCTGATTTACAGCTTACGAAACAAGGAGATGAAGGCTGCATTGAAGAAAGTCCTGAGGATAGAATGAGAACAAGGTCATCTACCTGAGACCAAGCAAACCATTGTTCAGACATAAAACATTAACTAAGAAAGACCTGATTTTCTGATTCTACTTCTCCAATACACActttaaagaagatattttcTCAGTGAGGTCTCTCATCGTTTTGTTTCTTAACTAACCTGGCAGAGCTAAATCATACTTGATTCATATTACATTCCAAATGAAACAATCATATTTTCAACATGGGTGACTCCAATAGATGATATTTGAGGGTATTTTATATGTCCTATTTCATACTGTATAGTTTTGATTATTGGAGATGGGGTGGAAGATAGAAGAGCAGTTATACTTAAGGTATTTCCTAAGACtgtgcaatatttttaaagtgaataaagAATCAAATTTAAATGCCTAATGAATACAGAACTACTAAGAATTACTAAGGATTTAGTAACAGAACAATTTTCTTGCCCCCTTGGCTCTTGATGGTTGAGAGTCTTACAGGCAAGGGACGGACTGAAAGTTTAATGTTTATGTAAGCAGCATATGTTTTAACATcacataaaatagtaaaatagtggtcattctttcattcaacaaatattaattgaataccTCTTATGTTCCAGGCACTAGATATATACTATGACCAAAAGAATCAAAACCACTATCCACCTGGCATTTACACTCTCGTAAGGGAGAGACAGAcgataaaaaaaataagtaaaatatatagcataTCAGAGAGTAATAAGTGCTATACAAAAAGGGCAAAGAGGGCAGGAaatgtggaagaaagaaaagagctgcCATTGTTAAACAGGATGATCAGGGAGGTTATACTGAGAAGGCAACATTTAAGCAAATGCTTGAAGTAGATGAGGGAATGAGCCATGTAGAAAGTGAGAGAAGAGCATTCCAAATAGAGGGAAGCAAATTATCTTTAAGATCTGGAGGCAGGATTGTATCCAAGTAGCAGCAAGGAGGTTGGTTTGACTGGAGTAAAGAATTTAAGGTGGGgaacagcggctcacgcctgcaatccccgcactttgggaggccgaggaggctggatcatgaggtcaggaattcgagaccagcctggccaatatggtgcaaccccgtccctactaaagatacaaaaattagctgggtgtggtggcatgagcctgtaatcccagctactcaggaggctgaggcagaatggtgtgaacccaggaggcagagtttgcagtgagccaagatagcaccaccgcactccagcctggacgacagagcgggactccatctcaaaaaaaaaaaatttaaggggAAGAGTATTAGAGATGAAGTCAGGGAGTGAACAGCGTTCCAAATTCTGTGGGACCTTGTGAACTAtagtaataactttttaaaaattataaattacaaattagagttgtatatatgtatggggaACAAAGTGATATTATGATTTATGAATATAATGCagaaaaattgaatcagtaacctcaaatattttctgtagtaACAATATACGAAATctacagctgggcacagtggttcatgcctgtactcccagcactttgggaggtcaaggcaggcagattacctgaggccagaagttcaagattagcctggccaatatggtgaaaacccccccctactaaaaatacaaaaattagttgggcgtggtggtgtgtgcctgtaatcccagctacacaggaagctgaggcacaaggatgacttgaacttgggaggcagaggctgcagtgagccaagattgtgccactgtactctagcctgggtgacagagtgagactctgtctcaaaaaaaaaaaaaaattttgaaatttattatcttagcaatttaaaaatgtataacacATTATCATTTACTATGTttaccaccctgggcaatatatcaccaaaaagaaaaaaaaaaaaaacactattccTCCTACCAGAGGTTTTGCACCATTTGCGCATCGTTGCCTCACCATTACCCACACCCCACTTCCTacagcctttggtaaccaccattctactgtccTGCTTCCTTGAGTTTGAAATTTGgggattccacaaataagtgagaacatgtggtatattTGTCTTTCTAGGCTTGCcctatttcacttagcgtaatgttctccagttccatccatgttgtcacaaatgacaaaatttccctcttttttaaggctgaatagtattctattgggtacatacaccacattttctttatccatttatctattgatggacatttaggttgattccataactcggctattgtgaataaggctgcAAGGAACATAGGAGAACAGACATCTCTCTGACATACTGCTTTCAAATCTTTTAGGTAAAAACCCAAACTGGGATTGctgatcatatagtaattctacttttagttttctgaggaagctCCAGACAGTTTTTCATAATGACGGTACTAATTGACATTCTCACCAACTGTGTGCAAGGGCTCTCTTTTCTACACATTCTCATCAACAcctgttatcttttgtcttttattataaCAGCCATTCTGATAGCTGTGAGGtgaaatctcattgtggttttactttgcatttttctagttattagcgatgttgagcaattttcatatacctgctggccatttgtatgtctttttttttttttttgagaaatgtctactcagggccactgcccattttttaatctgattatttgttttctttctatagagttgtttgagttccttatggatttggatattaacccctatCAGATGTATGGCCTCAAAcactttctcccagtctgtagttatctcttcattctattgattgtttcctttgcagaTTAGAGCTATACTGACatgatcctatttgtctatttttgcttttgttgtctgtgttttGAGGTCAAATCTATACAATCATTGCCCAAACCAACATTGGGTAGTGTTTCCCCTATGTTTCCTTCTCATTGCTTAGAGTTTCCGGTCTTATGtccaagtctttaatccattttgagttgatttttgtatatagagtGAAATAagaatccaatttcattcttatACATATGAATGtacagttttcccaataccattacTAAAGAGACTGTCCTCTTCCCAATGTGTATTTTTGACACCTTTGTCAGAAATCAATTGACAATGCATAGGTTCACTTCTGagctctattcttttccattggttgATGAGTCATTTTTTTACACTAATTTTAATTggcatgctgttttaattactattactttgtagtatagtttgaaatcagtgtgatgcctcagctttgttctttctgttcataactgccttggctatttgagGGATTTTGTGATTCCACATGGATTTTAGggctgtgttttctatttctctgaaggcTGTCATTGGTATGACAGGGATTAATAGGGATTACATTGACTCTGGAAATCACATTGGGTAGtctggacattttaacaatattaatgctTTTAATTCATGAACACaagatatctttctatttatttgtgtcttcttcaatttattttattcatgttttatatgtaattttgcaTGAGATGAGAAGCATTTGGGAGGTTTTGAGCAGGGAAGTAACTTACTCTTATTTACGTTATAAAAGAATTATCCCCCTGACTGTTTTGTTGGCAATACACTAGAAAGAGAAAtgggcattttatttatttttttttatttattattattattatactttaagttctagggtacatgtgcataacgtgcaggtttgttacatatgtatacttgtgccacgttggtgtgctgcacccatcaactcgtcagcacccatcaactcgtcatttacatcaggtataactcccaatgcaatccttcccccctcccccctccccctgataggccctggtgtgtgatgttccccttcccgagtccaagtgatctcattgttcagttcccacctatgagNNNNNNNNNNNNNNNNNNNNNNNNNNNNNNNNNNNNNNNNNNNNNNNNNNNNNNNNNNNNNNNNNNNNNNNNNNNNNNNNNNNNNNNNNNNNNNNNNNNNNNNNNNNNNNNNNNNNNNNNNNNNNNNNNNNNNNNNNNNNNNNNNNNNNNNNNNNNNNNNNNNNNNNNNNNNNNNNNNNNNNNNNNNNNNNNNNNNNNNNNNNNNNNNNNNNNNNNNNNNNNNNNNNNNNNNNNNNNNNNNNNNNNNNNNNNNNNNNNNNNNNNNNNNNNNNNNNNNNNNNNNNNNNNNNNNNNNNNNNNNNNNNNNNNNNNNNNNNNNNNNNNNNNNNNNNNNNNNNNNNNNNNNNNNNNNNNNNNNNNNNNNNNNNNNNNNNNNNNNNNNNNNNNNNNNNNNNNNNNNNNNNNNNNNNNNNNNNNNNNNNNNNNNNNNNNNNNNNNNNNNNNNNNNNNNNNNNNNNNNNNNNNNNNNNNNNNNNNNNNNNNNNNNNNNNNNNNNNNNNNNNNNNNNNNNNNNNNNNNNNNNNNNNNNNNNNNNNNNNNNNNNNNNNNNNNNNNNNNNNNNNNNNNNNNNNNNNNNNNNNNNNNNNNNNNNNNNNNNNNNNNNNNNNNNNNNNNNNNNNNNNNNNNNNNNNNNNNNNNNNNNNNNNNNNNNNNNNNNNNNNNNNNNNNNNNNNNNNNNNNNNNNNNNNNNNNNNNNNNNNNNNNNNNNNNNNNNNNNNNNNNNNNNNNNNNNNNNNNNNNNNNNNNNNNNNNNNNNNNNNNNNNNNNNNNNNNNNNNNNNNNNNNNNNNNNNNNNNNNNNNNNNNNNNNNNNNNNNNNNNNNNNNNNNNNNNNNNNNNNNNNNNNNNNNNNNNNNNNNNNNNNNNNNNNNNNNNNNNNNNNNNNNNNNNNNNNNNNNNNNNNNNNNNNNNNNNNNNNNNNNNNNNNNNNNNNNNNNNNNNNNNNNNNNNNNNNNNNNNNNNNNNNNNNNNNNNNNNNNNNNNNNNNNNNNNNNNNNNNNNNNNNNNNNNNNNNNNNNNNNNNNNNNNNNNNNNNNNNNNNNNNNNNNNNNNNNNNNNNNNNNNNNNNNNNNNNNNNNNNNNNNNNNNNNNNNNNNNNNNNNNNNNNNNNNNNNNNNNNNNNNNNNNNNNNNNNNNNNNNNNNNNNNNNNNNNNNNNNNNNNNNNNNNNNNNNNNNNNNNNNNNNNNNNNNNNNNNNNNNNNNNNNNNNNNNNNNNNNNNNNNNNNNNNNNNNNNNNNNNNNNNNNNNNNNNNNNNNNNNNNNNNNNNNNNNNNNNNNNNNNNNNNNNNNNNNNNNNNNNNNNNNNNNNNNNNNNNNNNNNNNNNNNNNNNNNNNNNNNNNNNNNNNNNNNNNNNNNNNNNNNNNNNNNNNNNNNNNNNNNNNNNNNNNNNNNNNNNNNNNNNNNNNNNNNNNNNNNNNNNNNNNNNNNNNNNNNNNNNNNNNNNNNNNNNNNNNNNNNNNNNNNNNNNNNNNNNNNNNNNNNNNNNNNNNNNNNNNNNNNNNNNNNNNNNNNNNNNNNNNNNNNNNNNNNNNNNNNNNNNNNNNNNNNNNNNNNNNNNNNNNNNNNNNNNNNNNNNNNNNNNNNNNNNNNNNNNNNNNNNNNNNNNNNNNNNNNNNNNNNNNNNNNNNNNNNNNNNNNNNNNNNNNNNNNNNNNNNNNNNNNNNNNNNNNNNNNNNNNNNNNNNNNNNNNNNNNNNNNNNNNNNNNNNNNNNNNNNNNNNNNNNNNNNNNNNNNNNNNNNNNNNNNNNNNNNNNNNNNNNNNNNNNN includes:
- the LOC112611939 gene encoding olfactory receptor 11H4-like, encoding MVFSVVSTALEFINNSKTSTVTEFVLLGFPGCQEMQSFLFSLFFVIYVFTIIGNGTIVFAVRLDKRLHTPMYILLGKFAFLEILYVTSTVPSMLVNFLSERKTISFVGCFLQFYFFTSLGTTEAYFLCIMAYDRYLAICRPLHYPTIMTPQLCYILMSFCWVFGFLSYSVSTVQLSQLPFCGPNIINHFLCDMDPLMALSCAPAPITEIVFYILSSLIIILTLLYICGSYMLLLIAVLKVPSAAGRQKAFSTCGSHLTVVCLFFGALLAMYVSPTTDNPAAIQKIITLFYSVVTPFLNPLIYSLRNKEMKAALKKVLRIE